The proteins below are encoded in one region of Salmo salar chromosome ssa02, Ssal_v3.1, whole genome shotgun sequence:
- the LOC106589116 gene encoding nuclear distribution protein nudE homolog 1 isoform X2, which yields MGEPKTPKFGSIEEGLSFWKEQSDKHQQRAEEAQEELQEFQQMSRDYEAELETELKQCEARNRELLSNNNRLRMELENIQEKYEAQHSEAFRQISMLEGDLEETTAVKDQLQKYIRELEQSNDDLERAKRATIMSLEDFEQRMNHVIERNAFLESELDEKENLLESVQRLKDEARDLRQELAVQQVQERRPPSSLSKEKDRTESSSRSTIPTTPSKPLGTFPGTPASSIRRGDNLTGTPLTTSARISALNIVGELLRKVGNLESKLASCRDLVYDTSPKRPALPSCPGTPSAIEGGTEIQACSMSPPHYDSLVKRLEFGPAPPRGVSSHSHGSQSPSGGVKILL from the exons ATGGGGGAGCCCAAGACGCCCAAATTTGGGTCCATAGAAGAAGGGCTGAGTTTCTGGAAGGAGCAGTCAGACAAACACCAGCAAAG GGCTGAGGAGGCACAGGAGGAGTTGCAGGAGTTCCAGCAAATGAGTAGGGACTATGAGGCGGAGCTGGAGACTGAGCTGAAGCAGTGTGAAGCACGGAACAGAGAACTACTGTCCAACAACAACCGGCTACGCATGGAACTGGAGAACATCCAG GAGAAGTACGAGGCGCAGCACTCTGAAGCGTTTAGGCAGATCTCAATGTTGGAGGGAGACCTGGAAGAGACCACAGCGGTCAAGGACCAACTCCAGAAGTACATCAGAGAGCTGGAGCAGTCCAACGACGACCTGGAGAGGGCCAAGAG GGCGACCATCATGTCCCTGGAGGACTTTGAGCAGAGGATGAACCACGTGATCGAGAGGAACGCCTTCCTGGAGAGTGAGCTGGATGAAAAGGAGAACCTTCTGGAGTCTGTCCAGAGACTAAAGGATGAGGCCagag ATTTACGACAGGAGCTAGCTGTACAGCAGGTCCAGGAGCGACGCCCCCCCAGTAGCCTCTCTAAAGAGAAAGACAGGACCGAATCATCGTCACGCTCCACCATACCGACCACCCCCTCCAAACCACTTGGTACATTCCCAGGAACCCCAGCCTCAAGCATTCGTCGAG GGGATAACCTAACAGGAACTCCCCTGACTACGTCGGCTCGCATATCTGCACTCAACATCGTCGGGGAGCTCCTAAGAAAAGTCGGG AACCTGGAGTCCAAGTTGGCGTCTTGTCGAGACTTAGTATACGACACGTCGCCGAAAAGGCCAGCTCTTCCGTCATGTCCCGGTACCCCCTCTGCTATAGAGGGGGGCACAGAGATCCAGGCCTGCAGCATGAGCCCTCCACACTACGACAG TTTGGTGAAGCGGTTAGAGTTTGGACCTGCGCCTCCTCGGGGGGTCTCCTCCCACTCCCATGGCTCCCAGTCACCATCGGGGGGAGTCAAGATCCTGCTATGA
- the LOC106589116 gene encoding nuclear distribution protein nudE homolog 1 isoform X1, with the protein MTSAMFLLYFRCFTRFCETIESAVTLDMGEPKTPKFGSIEEGLSFWKEQSDKHQQRAEEAQEELQEFQQMSRDYEAELETELKQCEARNRELLSNNNRLRMELENIQEKYEAQHSEAFRQISMLEGDLEETTAVKDQLQKYIRELEQSNDDLERAKRATIMSLEDFEQRMNHVIERNAFLESELDEKENLLESVQRLKDEARDLRQELAVQQVQERRPPSSLSKEKDRTESSSRSTIPTTPSKPLGTFPGTPASSIRRGDNLTGTPLTTSARISALNIVGELLRKVGNLESKLASCRDLVYDTSPKRPALPSCPGTPSAIEGGTEIQACSMSPPHYDSLVKRLEFGPAPPRGVSSHSHGSQSPSGGVKILL; encoded by the exons ATGACCAGTGCCATGTTCCTTCTTTACTTTAGATGTTTTACTAGGTTTTGTGAAACCATAGAGTCAGCTGTAACGTTAGACATGGGGGAGCCCAAGACGCCCAAATTTGGGTCCATAGAAGAAGGGCTGAGTTTCTGGAAGGAGCAGTCAGACAAACACCAGCAAAG GGCTGAGGAGGCACAGGAGGAGTTGCAGGAGTTCCAGCAAATGAGTAGGGACTATGAGGCGGAGCTGGAGACTGAGCTGAAGCAGTGTGAAGCACGGAACAGAGAACTACTGTCCAACAACAACCGGCTACGCATGGAACTGGAGAACATCCAG GAGAAGTACGAGGCGCAGCACTCTGAAGCGTTTAGGCAGATCTCAATGTTGGAGGGAGACCTGGAAGAGACCACAGCGGTCAAGGACCAACTCCAGAAGTACATCAGAGAGCTGGAGCAGTCCAACGACGACCTGGAGAGGGCCAAGAG GGCGACCATCATGTCCCTGGAGGACTTTGAGCAGAGGATGAACCACGTGATCGAGAGGAACGCCTTCCTGGAGAGTGAGCTGGATGAAAAGGAGAACCTTCTGGAGTCTGTCCAGAGACTAAAGGATGAGGCCagag ATTTACGACAGGAGCTAGCTGTACAGCAGGTCCAGGAGCGACGCCCCCCCAGTAGCCTCTCTAAAGAGAAAGACAGGACCGAATCATCGTCACGCTCCACCATACCGACCACCCCCTCCAAACCACTTGGTACATTCCCAGGAACCCCAGCCTCAAGCATTCGTCGAG GGGATAACCTAACAGGAACTCCCCTGACTACGTCGGCTCGCATATCTGCACTCAACATCGTCGGGGAGCTCCTAAGAAAAGTCGGG AACCTGGAGTCCAAGTTGGCGTCTTGTCGAGACTTAGTATACGACACGTCGCCGAAAAGGCCAGCTCTTCCGTCATGTCCCGGTACCCCCTCTGCTATAGAGGGGGGCACAGAGATCCAGGCCTGCAGCATGAGCCCTCCACACTACGACAG TTTGGTGAAGCGGTTAGAGTTTGGACCTGCGCCTCCTCGGGGGGTCTCCTCCCACTCCCATGGCTCCCAGTCACCATCGGGGGGAGTCAAGATCCTGCTATGA